TCTTGGAgctttggaaaaatttaaaagatttaaaataccATAGCAACTGGTGACCAAATCGGATATACCGCAGGACTCAAAAAAAGTTCCCATGCGGCAACCCGGGTAAAAAACATCCACAAATTGGAGCATTTCCAGAAAACCCCTCCGAATGATTCCTCCCTTGGTGTTTTCATTCAGCTCCATTCCATCTGAACAGCCAGCCGCAAAGGCAATTATGTTCTGTAAAATAGAAACTGAGTCTGTCAAAAGGGATATTTTAATAGTGGAAGGTAGCTACCCTCAACGTGGAACAAATCTCCACACAGTCTGCATCCTCGGTGACCACCACTCGAAATGTGGGCGACTTGAAGATGTCGTGCAGCACTCGATAATACTTCTGATCTCGACAGCCAACTGTTCCCTCGGCAAAGTGATCATGAGCTATTTCGTGGGCCAAATTACAGCCCACCAGTACTGAACATGGAATCtaaaaattaaaggaaaaataataagatgtattttcataatttaccTAAACTAAATGCCGGAATTATAGAAGGAGAATTTTATAAGGAATGAAGGCTAGTATTTTTATATcaattaaaagattaaaaaattatttttttacttttctaaCATCAATTACTTATAAAAGTACAACCTTTAGCTGCCGCATAATTATTTGGGAAATCAGGACGAACTGCCCATCATCGCCGCGCTCAAATCCCTTGATCAGCGAAACGGCATGGGCCGTGGGCTTAACTTTGCCCAAGAGTGTCTTGCAGCAGCTGCTAACGAAAGTAGGCGGAATggcaaatattataatatcgGCATCTCTTGCCGTGGCCACAATATCATCCACGGCCACCTGGCAAAGAAATGGCAGTTTACAAATTATGACATATCGTTTTTCAATCAAAGTGCACCCACAATGTTTGGTGGCAGCTCAAAGTTCGGCATATACTTGACATTTATGTGGGTGGTGTTGATGATTTCGGTGAGCTTACGACCATCAACTATTTCCTCGTACACATACATGGGCACCTTTTCATCAAGTGTTTGCGAATTTATCACATTCCTTCCCACATTGCGAGCTATGGTCGTTGCCCAGTTGCCCGATCCTATGATGCAAATCACTATCTTCTCCATATCAAAATGttatatgttattttaaattaaatgttctttgTATGTTGTGTAGTTGGAGTGACTTTAAAGTCTAAGAcattatattcaaaacaaataaattcctTATTGAAATTctattcaataaatatatcatACATTTCAAtgatagaaattaaatatttcatttctaagttatttaatttgcccAATGGCATTTCGATTGACTTTCAATTTTCATGAAACACAATTGTTTGATTTAGtagttaattatattattaaattatattcagAGTATAACCAAAAGCACATTTTCAGAAATTGCTCCaatcaaaagttatttaatataatgtaCCTTTTGTTGTCTGGCCAAGCATCATAAATTGTATCTAAACAAAGCGTTAATAATGGCAATGCTATAATATTGTGATAGCTCATACACACTTTGAAAATCATATCAGGCTAATTTACAACGTTGAGGAAACCACCAATTAAACAACGGTATAAACTTGGTTGTGagtcttaaaaattaatgggCAAATAAATACAACCCATACGTGAACCGAAATTTTCAATCGCGTAttaatatatatgcatatttaCATGCATATAAGTTCCGTGCACACATATTGATTGAGTGCTGGGCAAACAATTCATCAGTGAATCAGGCGGGATaaaaattacgtatacgtcACGTTCGCCAAACTGGCAGGGCAAATAATTAACTGTGGCAACCTTCGAATTTCCAGAAAGGCTGCATATGGATTCATTCATGTTTACccgaaaaatgtatttaaatacatgTCATATTAAGCTGATACTGGAAAAACTTCATAAttcttgtatttattttttaattgcgcTGGCGTAAAAGAATTCTCCGAAAATGTCATGGCAAAAACGAGAAGTGGCGGCggtaatttcaataaaatataaaattgccAGCGTTGAAATGCAAGGGGCAAAAGTCAAAGAGAAAGTCCCATCGAAATCAATGTGCAAGAAAGTAAACACTATGAAATTGTGCGACGCGCAGTTGGCCAGCGCATCTCATCCAATTCCGACCAAGCCGACCAGAATCCAGATTCCGACTGCAGCCCAACCGCCCAGCGCCATCCACTCGACTATGAAATCAAAATGGATGATGggcgaaatgaaaatggaatttttaatgaGTTGCTGCCGAGGCAAGGGCCAAACGAGCTGCTGTGCTGGCCGAACAATGGTGCGGAGACAAAACGTTGGAAATGAGGCCGGCCGGgctgggattgggattggggtTGGGGTTGGGGTGTGCAATGGAGCGGTACAAGGCCGCTGCAGGCAAGTGAACGGCTTACTCCAGGTCCAACAAATCGTTGGCCAACACTTTAAAAGGCCGTGAAACACAAGAAAAATATCTCCGAGTCGGTGGCCAGAATGGGTGAAGTATCAGATTCTCGCCACACTTTTCCCATGAGTAGAGCACCTTAAAGcttctttatttaaaacttcaaTGTATTTGttataagaatatttaaactgCAACtcacaaataatataatcaGTGAAATCAAATAGCCCAAAATTTAACTCTTGAATTTCATGTTTTCTATATAGCTATGACCAATAACATTGTTTCTGTTCAAGTCAACACATTAGTTAAATTTCTCTGTCAAACATAATTTAAGCTCATACAATTAAAGCTCTTACACTTCGATTACTTTGATTAATGTCAGTAATGGGCTTAATTCTTAAACAATAGTTTCTGCAGAACACTTATAAACCCAGTCTCAGCTTGGCTTGTTGGAAACCTCCAGGTAACCAAACGAAACACTTTAAAAGTATCCTGAACAtaattcgatttttatttcGTCTTGGGACGGTATAAATTATGCGCTCACATGTCTTCTATCCCCTCGTCCAAcattaatttcagtttttattattttattctctCTGCCTTCTGTTTCTTTTCACCTACAACCATAAAGTAAACTTTACTTGGGCAGTTGTCTGAAATCATCGCAGGGATACGCACATAAAGTTTTAGCACGAATTTTTATGCGTTGCACCTTAGACATCTGCCCTCGCTCCCTTTTACTTTGTGGTAGTTACTCATACGATTTTGTGACTACAAAGTTGAAtcgtaaataaaattattccaTGTTTTTGTTAGCTACATCGTGATTTCGAGAGTCTGTTTGGAAGATGCGGGATCTGAGAGGACGAATGTGTAGGAATAGTACGTAAACTTTCACTTTCTCTGTACTCTAACTTTGAGCGAAGTTTGCAAAGATGAGATAAACTAATTAGACCGACGTGTGCTTAATTTTGTGGTGGTAGGTtgtatatttcaaaaaaatggatCGCGTATGAAAAGTAAATGGAATGGAATTAAGGGAAAGCTTTTAGATGCTCAGCAGAGATATGGCTTTTAAAGTAAACACATttacataatatataaatacaattaaccCATctcaataacttttttttgcattgtgttttaaaatgataGTTTCAATTTAATCCTTTGtcgttatgtttttaaaaaagacaaTATTAAAGCCATCTAATTCGTGcttaaaattgtcaaaaaatgtttaaaacgtatttttttgcttggataaatttaaaaaattgtatatggTTACCCATGTTAAAAACTCCCTGCTGCGGCACTCAACTCTGCTTTCATCTTAGCCATTTTCGCTGGCATTAGATAGAATTCAGGCACACGGCCGCGTTGCCGCTTTAAAAGGCATTAAATTACGCGCgaagaaaagttttttggcCCCAAAGTTGAGCTGGATTCGAGTGGAAATCAGATACAGATATAGCCAGGGATGTGGACACAAAGAGAAAGCTCTGGAAATGACGTAGCCGCAAGTCTTAGATTGCGTGCGAAATGCAAGCAAAGTTAGCTTGTTAATGGGGaaaggaaaaagggaaaagtgGAGATTCCGGGGAAAAGCTGCCAACTATGCAAACTGCCCGGCTCCGAATGAAATCGAGATAAACTACTCacaatatttacttttaattggAGAAGTTcaaagaataaacaaatatcaaGGGACCAAGGGATAGAACGATGCggcattaaaagttttttgttcttcATTTGCTTCCCACCTTTTCCCTCACATTGATGGGCAAAATGAAACA
The sequence above is drawn from the Drosophila gunungcola strain Sukarami chromosome 2R unlocalized genomic scaffold, Dgunungcola_SK_2 000011F, whole genome shotgun sequence genome and encodes:
- the LOC128255587 gene encoding glycerol-3-phosphate dehydrogenase [NAD(+)], cytoplasmic; this encodes MEKIVICIIGSGNWATTIARNVGRNVINSQTLDEKVPMYVYEEIVDGRKLTEIINTTHINVKYMPNFELPPNIVAVDDIVATARDADIIIFAIPPTFVSSCCKTLLGKVKPTAHAVSLIKGFERGDDGQFVLISQIIMRQLKIPCSVLVGCNLAHEIAHDHFAEGTVGCRDQKYYRVLHDIFKSPTFRVVVTEDADCVEICSTLRNIIAFAAGCSDGMELNENTKGGIIRRGFLEMLQFVDVFYPGCRMGTFFESCGISDLVTSCYANRNRKLAEAFVKTGKPLSELEHILIPGHEPLGPVTAELVHHMLKKKGLEDKFPLFTCVYRICTGDYPLHRLVETLIKAREDIFHPMHTFQL